From Hemitrygon akajei chromosome 19, sHemAka1.3, whole genome shotgun sequence, the proteins below share one genomic window:
- the spcs1 gene encoding signal peptidase complex subunit 1 isoform X2: MGLRTFVCADYKGQQLAELTFQRVIIASAIIGFIYGYIIEQFGWTVYIVLAGFAISCLLTLPPWPMYRKNPLNWQPAVEPEEKKAIESVKKPKKHK; encoded by the exons GACTATAAGGGACAACAGTTAGCGGAACTAACTTTCCAGCGAGTAATTATTGCATCTGCT attATTGGCTTCATTTATGGTTACATAATTGAACAGTTTGGATGGACTGTTTACATAGTTCTGGCTGGTTTTGCCATTTCGTGCTTG CTAACACTCCCTCCATGGCCTATGTATCGTAAAAACCCATTGAATTGGCAGCCAGCAGTGGAGCCTGAGGAGAAGAAGGCAATTGAGTCTGTCAAGAAGCCTAAAAAGCATAAATAA